In Oncorhynchus gorbuscha isolate QuinsamMale2020 ecotype Even-year linkage group LG08, OgorEven_v1.0, whole genome shotgun sequence, one genomic interval encodes:
- the LOC124040790 gene encoding fibroblast growth factor 8-like isoform X1, which translates to MHLSSNVSHSLPLPNNLDFGTLQALWSVFIEGTINTINMRRLPSRLSYLFLHFFAFCYYAQVTNQSSPNFTQHVSEQSKVTDRVSRRLIRTYQLYSRTSGKHVQVLPNKKINAMAEDGDIHAKLVVETDTFGSRVRIKGAETGFYICMNKKGKLIGKKNGQGRDCIFSEIVLENNYTALRNARFEGWYMAFTRRGRPRKGSQTRQHQREVHFMKRLPRGSNPTHPAQHKAFDFVHYPFSPRTKRIRYSAEG; encoded by the exons ATGCACCTCTCTTCTAA TGTTTCACACAGCTTACCTTTACCAAATAACCTCGATTTTGGAACACTGCAAGCCCTGTGGTCTGTATTTATCGAAGGAACAATCAACACAATCAACATGCGACGCCTCCCTTCCCGGTTGAGTTATCT GTTCCTACACTTCTTCGCATTCTGTTACTATGCTCAG GTAACCAATCAGTCCTCGCCTAATTTCACGCAGCATGTAAGCGAGCAGAGCAAGGTGACAGACCGTGTGAGCCGCAGGTTAATTCGGACCTATCAACTTTACAGCCGAACCAGCGGGAAGCATGTGCAGGTTCTGCCCAACAAGAAGATCAACGCCATGGCAGAAGATGGAGACATACACG CCAAACTTGTCGTAGAGACGGACACGTTTGGAAGTCGCGTGCGGATTAAAGGAGCAGAGACAGGATTCTACATCTGCATGAACAAGAAGGGAAAGCTGATCGGGAAG AAAAATGGGCAAGGCCGCGACTGCATCTTCTCAGAGATTGTCCTGGAGAATAACTACACAGCGCTGAGGAACGCACGCTTCGAGGGTTGGTACATGGCTTTCACCAGACGTGGACGCCCCCGGAAAGGCTCGCAAACACGGCAGCATCAACGCGAGGTCCATTTTATGAAACGACTGCCTCGGGGATCCAATCCCACTCACCCGGCCCAGCACAAGGCCTTTGACTTCGTCCATTACCCCTTCAGCCCCAGGACTAAACGCATACGCTACTCAGCCGAAGGctga
- the LOC124040790 gene encoding fibroblast growth factor 8-like isoform X2, whose protein sequence is MHLSSNVSHSLPLPNNLDFGTLQALWSVFIEGTINTINMRRLPSRLSYLFLHFFAFCYYAQHVSEQSKVTDRVSRRLIRTYQLYSRTSGKHVQVLPNKKINAMAEDGDIHAKLVVETDTFGSRVRIKGAETGFYICMNKKGKLIGKKNGQGRDCIFSEIVLENNYTALRNARFEGWYMAFTRRGRPRKGSQTRQHQREVHFMKRLPRGSNPTHPAQHKAFDFVHYPFSPRTKRIRYSAEG, encoded by the exons ATGCACCTCTCTTCTAA TGTTTCACACAGCTTACCTTTACCAAATAACCTCGATTTTGGAACACTGCAAGCCCTGTGGTCTGTATTTATCGAAGGAACAATCAACACAATCAACATGCGACGCCTCCCTTCCCGGTTGAGTTATCT GTTCCTACACTTCTTCGCATTCTGTTACTATGCTCAG CATGTAAGCGAGCAGAGCAAGGTGACAGACCGTGTGAGCCGCAGGTTAATTCGGACCTATCAACTTTACAGCCGAACCAGCGGGAAGCATGTGCAGGTTCTGCCCAACAAGAAGATCAACGCCATGGCAGAAGATGGAGACATACACG CCAAACTTGTCGTAGAGACGGACACGTTTGGAAGTCGCGTGCGGATTAAAGGAGCAGAGACAGGATTCTACATCTGCATGAACAAGAAGGGAAAGCTGATCGGGAAG AAAAATGGGCAAGGCCGCGACTGCATCTTCTCAGAGATTGTCCTGGAGAATAACTACACAGCGCTGAGGAACGCACGCTTCGAGGGTTGGTACATGGCTTTCACCAGACGTGGACGCCCCCGGAAAGGCTCGCAAACACGGCAGCATCAACGCGAGGTCCATTTTATGAAACGACTGCCTCGGGGATCCAATCCCACTCACCCGGCCCAGCACAAGGCCTTTGACTTCGTCCATTACCCCTTCAGCCCCAGGACTAAACGCATACGCTACTCAGCCGAAGGctga
- the LOC124040790 gene encoding fibroblast growth factor 8-like isoform X3 has protein sequence MLSRTSGKHVQVLPNKKINAMAEDGDIHAKLVVETDTFGSRVRIKGAETGFYICMNKKGKLIGKKNGQGRDCIFSEIVLENNYTALRNARFEGWYMAFTRRGRPRKGSQTRQHQREVHFMKRLPRGSNPTHPAQHKAFDFVHYPFSPRTKRIRYSAEG, from the exons ATGCTCAG CCGAACCAGCGGGAAGCATGTGCAGGTTCTGCCCAACAAGAAGATCAACGCCATGGCAGAAGATGGAGACATACACG CCAAACTTGTCGTAGAGACGGACACGTTTGGAAGTCGCGTGCGGATTAAAGGAGCAGAGACAGGATTCTACATCTGCATGAACAAGAAGGGAAAGCTGATCGGGAAG AAAAATGGGCAAGGCCGCGACTGCATCTTCTCAGAGATTGTCCTGGAGAATAACTACACAGCGCTGAGGAACGCACGCTTCGAGGGTTGGTACATGGCTTTCACCAGACGTGGACGCCCCCGGAAAGGCTCGCAAACACGGCAGCATCAACGCGAGGTCCATTTTATGAAACGACTGCCTCGGGGATCCAATCCCACTCACCCGGCCCAGCACAAGGCCTTTGACTTCGTCCATTACCCCTTCAGCCCCAGGACTAAACGCATACGCTACTCAGCCGAAGGctga